The genomic region AAAGAGATGGGAGCAGACGATACACCAGTGATAGCTGATGGAGGTATAAGGAGCAGCGGCGACGCAGTTAAGGCGCTAGCCGCAGGAGCTAGTAGCGTCATGTTGGGCTATGTGTTCGCGGGTACCGATGAGGCAGCAGCACCACTAATAGCTATGGGAGAGAAGCTCTACAAGCCGTATCGCGGAATGGCAAGCAAGGGGGCGATGAGTCGGCGCTTTGCAGCAGACCGCTATACTAGGCTAGTTAAACGAGCCGCGGAAGGAGTAGAAGGACTCGTTGCCTACAAGGGACCGGCAGCCAAGGTGCTCAAAGAGTTCATTGAAGGAATAAAGGCTGGCCTAGGATACGCAGGTGCACGCAATATTGCCGAACTCTGGGAGAAAGCGGTATTCGGTATAGCGCCGCGCAAGTACACAATAGGCGAAATTAACGAGTAAGCATGATATTGTTCACGAAGTTTTTCCAAAATGAAGCATCCTCGTTACCTGCCTTGCCTGTCCTTACCCAGCATCCTTAATGTCTGAAGCGCTATAGATAAGGGGGTAGTAGGTAGAGACAGATAGGAGCAGTGTACAGGAAACTCTCTGAGGGGATCAAGCTAAGCCATGAATCCCGTTGATACTGGCACAAATCCGGTGTATACACGGTATAGGACCAAGTTCCGTGAATTTTTGAAGGAGCTCGCCTCTATGCCTCTACAAGGCTTCGACGAAGTTGTACGCATGCTAGAGGAGTCTTCGGAGCCAGAGTTCGCCGCCATCTACGTGTCAATGATAAGTAGGACGGCCGGGCTCTGGCTCGTATGGGAAGATTATTGTCGTAGCGTCTCTTCCGAGTTCATGGGGTTGTGTCGCGACATAGAGGCAGCTATAAGCGAGAGCGGTACAAGAATTGGCGGCGTATCCAGCTTCTTTAATTCTTCGCTGAAAAAGCTACTCGTAAAAATGCACGCCGACCTCTCGCCCGGAATAGTTGTCCCTGCATGGATTATAACTTATTCATCGTTCACGGGAGACAAGGTAGTCCTCCATCTGGCTGGACTACATCCCTCGGAGCAGCTTAGACGCCTACCATACTTCGTAGCAGTGCTCGGAACACTTGACGCCATTCTAAAGGCGTATCTTGACTACTATCTTACCAAGGGATCAGACTTTGCGTACATAACTGCAGAGTATATTTACTGGGAAGTAGCTAAGCCGACAACACTCTTCTTTGACGCGGTTGTGGACGAGTTGTCGTGCGGAAAATGCATTAATACGAGAAAGGACTTGTACGAGCTTGTCTTATCTGCTCTGGAGGAGAACGATACGGAGCCTCCGCACTTATCCCCTAAGAGCTACATAGCCTCCCTAAGCAGAGAGGTACAAAGGGTACTCTACCGGAGGCTAAGCTCTGAGCGCCTAAGAGCATTCCAGCTAGGAGCATAGATATAATAATTAAGATAAAGCCTCTATCTATCCTAGGGCGATGGATGGGTGGGCATCGTGTCGGATATGTAGTTAGGTTTGCTTACTCGGTTACACGGCGTTTCTCGCTACACATCAGCGTAGCAGCCCTGATTATCTGGATTATATTGCTCGCCGTGTTCTTCTACTACACACTTATTACAAAAGACTTTATAGACTATCTTGTGTCCCTTCTTCAATCAACGAGAACTAGTTGGCATTACAGCATACTTCGCTATGCGCTTATCTTGCTTGCTTTATGGGTACTAAAATATATCTTAAACATATTTGGAGAATATCTGCTGAGACTTACTGGTCTTGCAACTCTCGAAGGCTTGGCGACCGAGTTTATTAAGAGTCTTGCAGCCGCTAGGCCTACTAAGCTCCCGGATAAAGGAGATATTATTGGCAGGTTTATATCGGATCTCAGTCGAGTGTCCGAGCTTGGAGGATTTTTGGCATCATTAGGGGTTCAACTTGCAAGGATAGGTATAGGTGCTTTTCTGCTCTATACTCTTAACCCGAAGCTCTTTGCTGTAACACTTATCATTATCCCTATATACTATGCAGTGTTTAGGATTAGTAGCAGGAAGCTGGCTTTCGTGTCTGAGCAAGAGCGGCATGCATTCTCGAGACTATCTACAGTGTTTCGGGACTTTGTTGAAGGCCTCCTTCATGTGAAAGCCTCGCCTAGTATACGTAGGTACCTTAGCTCTGCTTCGGAGAAGAATGTACGCTCCTGGGGGTCTAGGCTTCGTCGTGTATTCTTTTATGACACGTTCTTTAATCAGAGCTTTAACAGTCTCTATGACGTTGTGAGGCTAATAGTTCTAGTAATTGGAGGCTTCTTCGTAGCCTGGGGTGAGGCCACAGTTGGCAGCATTATAGCATTTAGTAACGCGGTTTACAGCGTATTTGAGCCTATAGCGAACATATCGTACGCGTTTGCGACGCTTGGCGAACTCTATCCCTACGTCAAGCGTGTCCAGGAAGTACTGGAACTTGAGCCGGAAAGAGATGTAGGCGAGAAGCTAAGCAAGGTGGACAAGATTGAGGCTTATAGTGTAGAAGTAGAAGTGGGAGGCCGTAAGCTCCTCCAAGACGTCTCTTTGACCTTGTATAGAGGACGCGTTTACGCAGTAGTTGGGCCCACGGGCTCTGGTAAATCAACGCTCCTCTTAACACTTATCAGGTTCTACGAGCCAGCTAGGGGGGAGGTGAGAGTCAATGGTCGTGATTATCGTGTTTACAGTATATTGTCGCTCCGCGAGAGAATACTCTACCTGCCCCAGCATCCTCTAGTAATTCAAGCAAGTATTAGAGACAATATAGCGCTGGGAAAACCGTTATCAGACAACGATATATGGCGTGCACTGAGAATCGCTGCTGTAGACTTTGTGACAAGCTTGGACGAGATCGTGGACCCCTCTAAGCTAAGTGATGGCCAGAAGCAGAGACTTGCCTTAGCAAGGGCCATAGCTCAGAACCCTGACGTGCTTCTCCTCGATGAAGCGCTAAATGCTGTAGATGAACAAACCGAGGCACTTATTATGAAAAACTTGCGCGAAGAGGTAGCAAATGAAAGGCTAGCATCTGTAGTAATAGTTACTCATCGATCATCAACCCTGGAACATACCGACTATATCTATGTGCTTGATAAAGGTAGAATAGTGTGTGAGGGTATCCCGGAGATGTGCTAAGAACTTGTGCGACGATTGCACTAAGGGCATAGCTATGTATTTAGACTAGATGCGGGGTACCGGCAATTAGTTGGTACAATACAAGACTACTATACTGTCTTCTTATCTTCTAATGCTATGAGACATGATTCTTAGTTACGTGGAGGAATGTGGAGAACAGGAAGAGGTTCCTAGTGAAGGGCTTCTTAAAAACCTGGTCAGTGCTTGGTAAAATAGCCTGGTTCTCTATGTATTCGGGCCTTAGAAGCCGAAGAGGCTCTCTAGTCCTGCTGCTAGCTGTTCCTCGCTCACAGCTTCCTCTTTCTTCTCCTCTTTCTTTTCTTCTTCCTCTTCCTTCTTCTCCTCTGCTGCGGCTGGCGCGGCTGCTGCTGGTGCAGCAGCTGGTGCTACGGGCATCGCCGTCGCGGACTTGATTACCTCGTCTATGTTTATGTTCTTTAGCGCGGCTACTACGGCTTTTACGCGTGCCTCGTCTACCTGTACTCCAGCTGCTTCGAGGACCTTCTTTAGGTTCTCTTCATTTATCTCTTTTCCAGCTGCGTGGAGCATGAGGCTTGCATAGATGTATTCCATTCCTCGCACCCCTCGCGCTAACCGTCTTCCCGTTCCACCCGGGGGATACGGCTCGGGTTTCTTTATCTTTCCGCCTCCCCTGTTACTCTGCGAAGCATTAAAGGTGTTGGGGTGGGGGCCTCGGCTCCGGCATACGCTATGGGCATGCCGTCCGTATTTATCGCGGCGGCCGCGTAGCCGTTAGCATCAACAACTATTATGCCGAGATTCTTTGATCCAAAGAGCCTAGTGTGGCGGGCCACAGCGGCCCTAGCAGCCTCCTCGACAGGAACGCCCTCAGCCACTAGATCTACTGCGTATACACAAGGCCTTCCAAGGATTATGGTCTCGCCTATGCCAGTTGCTGAGCAAGCCGCGACACCCCTTCTTGCGTAGAACCCAGCACCAGGTATCGGGGAGTCACCTACCCTGCCAGGATACTTGAGGGAGACTCCTCCCGTACTCGCCCCCGCGGCTAAACGCCCATTAACCAGAGCAGCGGCCCCAACAGTGTCACCATAGAG from Pyrofollis japonicus harbors:
- a CDS encoding ABC transporter ATP-binding protein, whose translation is MGGHRVGYVVRFAYSVTRRFSLHISVAALIIWIILLAVFFYYTLITKDFIDYLVSLLQSTRTSWHYSILRYALILLALWVLKYILNIFGEYLLRLTGLATLEGLATEFIKSLAAARPTKLPDKGDIIGRFISDLSRVSELGGFLASLGVQLARIGIGAFLLYTLNPKLFAVTLIIIPIYYAVFRISSRKLAFVSEQERHAFSRLSTVFRDFVEGLLHVKASPSIRRYLSSASEKNVRSWGSRLRRVFFYDTFFNQSFNSLYDVVRLIVLVIGGFFVAWGEATVGSIIAFSNAVYSVFEPIANISYAFATLGELYPYVKRVQEVLELEPERDVGEKLSKVDKIEAYSVEVEVGGRKLLQDVSLTLYRGRVYAVVGPTGSGKSTLLLTLIRFYEPARGEVRVNGRDYRVYSILSLRERILYLPQHPLVIQASIRDNIALGKPLSDNDIWRALRIAAVDFVTSLDEIVDPSKLSDGQKQRLALARAIAQNPDVLLLDEALNAVDEQTEALIMKNLREEVANERLASVVIVTHRSSTLEHTDYIYVLDKGRIVCEGIPEMC
- the rpl12p gene encoding 50S ribosomal protein P1, translating into MEYIYASLMLHAAGKEINEENLKKVLEAAGVQVDEARVKAVVAALKNINIDEVIKSATAMPVAPAAAPAAAAPAAAEEKKEEEEEKKEEKKEEAVSEEQLAAGLESLFGF